One window of the Procambarus clarkii isolate CNS0578487 chromosome 27, FALCON_Pclarkii_2.0, whole genome shotgun sequence genome contains the following:
- the LOC138369207 gene encoding uncharacterized protein, which yields MFMFISTYVGTASTTPHGVYGVYLHHSTRSVRSLPPPLHTECTESTSTTPHGVYGVYLHHSTRSVRSLPPPLHTECTESTSTTPHGVYGVYLNHSTRSVQSLPPPLHTECTESTSTTPHGVYGVYLHHSTRSVRSLPPPLHTECTESTSTTPHGVYGVYLHHSTRSVRSLPPPHHSTVIRAATLGLSTEPSTKPNTKSNTKSNTKSNTKFNTEPSTKPSTKPSTKSNTKSNTKSNTKSNTKFNTEPSTKPSTKPNTKSNTKSNTKSNTKFNTEPSTKPSTKPNTTSNTEPNTKPNKPTTFPQARGTTRNKQPFVLVWLEAEAAVTEASHRQVVEASHRQVVEASHRQVTEASHRQVVEASHRQVTEASHRQQVTEASHRQQVTEASHRQQVTVASHRQQVTEASHRQQVTEASHRQQVTEASHRQQVTGASQRQQVTEASHRQQVTEASHRQVTEASHRQQVTEASHRQQVTEASHRQQVTVASHRQQVTEASHRQQVTEASHRQVTEASHRQQVTEASHRQEVTEASHRQVTEASHRQQVTEASHRQQVTEASHRQQVTEASHRQQVTEASHRQEVTEASHRQEVTEASHRQQVTEASHRAPTQIQRVPVMAPDSTAPRRSGSGVLNASGKHGQLFFPVNFEAKNFRITFRDNGWVLQQVTGFLSLVTPLEMMALRAQNSTESSTLISLRVNIERSIIVIVDCDEHWKTPTTTSK from the exons ATGTTTATGTTTATAAGTACGTATGTAGGCAcggcctccaccactccacacggAGTGtacggagtctacctccaccactccacacggAGTGtacggagtctacctccaccactccacacggAGTGtacggagtctacctccaccactccacacggAGTGtacggagtctacctccaccactccacacggAGTGtacggagtctacctccaccactccacacggAGTGtacggagtctacctccaccactccacacggAGTGTACGGAGTCTACCTCAACCACTCCACACGGAGTGTacagagtctacctccaccactccacacggAGTGtacggagtctacctccaccactccacacggAGTGtacggagtctacctccaccactccacacggAGTGtacggagtctacctccaccactccacacggAGTGtacggagtctacctccaccactccacacggAGTGtacggagtctacctccaccactccacacggAGTGtacggagtctacctccaccgcaTCACTCCACAGTGATCAGAGCAG CTACACTTGGCCTTAGCACCGAGCCCAGCACCAAGCCCAACACCAAGTCCAACACCAAGTCCAACACCAAGTCCAACACCAAGTTCAACACCGAGCCCAGCACCAAGCCCAGCACCAAGCCCAGCACCAAGTCTAACACCAAGTCTAACACCAAGTCCAACACCAAGTCCAACACCAAGTTCAACACCGAGCCCAGCACCAAGCCCAGCACCAAGCCCAACACCAAGTCTAACACCAAGTCCAACACCAAGTCCAACACCAAGTTCAACACCGAGCCCAGCACCAAGCCCAGCACCAAGCCCAACACCACGTCCAACACCGAGCCCAACACCAAGCCTAACAAGCCAACAACCTTCCCCCAGGCACGCGGAACAACAAGGAACAAGCAGCCATTCGTCCTGG TCTGGCTGGAAGCTGAAGCTGCAGTGACCGAGGCTTCACACCGACAAGTGGTCGAGGCTTCACATCGGCAAGTGGTCGAGGCTTCACACCGACAAGTGACCGAGGCTTCACATCGGCAAGTGGTCGAGGCTTCACACCGACAAGTGACCGAGGCTTCACACCGACAACAAGTGACCGAGGCTTCACACCGACAACAAGTGACCGAGGCTTCACACCGACAACAAGTGACCGTGGCTTCACACCGACAACAAGTGACCGAGGCTTCACACCGACAACAAGTGACCGAGGCTTCACACCGACAACAAGTGACCGAGGCTTCACACCGACAACAAGTGACCGGGGCTTCACAGCGGCAACAAGTGACCGAGGCTTCACACCGACAACAAGTGACCGAGGCTTCACACCGGCAAGTGACCGAGGCTTCACACCGACAACAAGTGACCGAGGCTTCACACCGACAACAAGTGACCGAGGCTTCACACCGACAACAAGTGACCGTGGCTTCACACCGACAACAAGTGACCGAGGCTTCACACCGGCAGCAAGTGACCGAGGCTTCACACCGGCAAGTGACCGAGGCTTCACACCGACAACAAGTGACCGAGGCTTCACACCGACAAGAAGTGACCGAGGCTTCACACCGGCAAGTGACCGAGGCTTCACACCGACAACAAGTGACCGAGGCTTCACACCGGCAGCAAGTGACCGAGGCTTCACACCGACAACAAGTAACCGAGGCTTCACACCGACAACAAGTGACCGAGGCTTCACACCGACAAGAAGTGACCGAGGCTTCACACCGACAAGAAGTGACCGAGGCTTCACACCGACAACAAGTGACCGAGGCTTCACACCG GGCTCCCACGCAGATCCAGCGGGTTCCAGTAATGGCTCCAGACTCCACAGCACCTAGACGGTCTGGTTCAGGAGTCCTCAATGCATCTGGAAAACATGGCCAACTTTTCTTTCCAGTTAATTTTGAAGCTAAAAACTTCAGAATTACTTTTAG